Below is a genomic region from Fusobacterium nucleatum.
TGGAGCTGACACAGGAGCAAGTTCAGATATAAATGTAGGAGAAGGAGCAACAGGAATATATTCTAAAGGTGGAAATGTAACATTAAATGGAAAGATGACTGTCGGAAAAAATGATGCAGTAGGTGTATATACTGTAGGTTCTGGACAAACAATAACAAATAATGCAACAAATATTAATATTGGTGACGGTTCTTATGGATTTGTAAATAAACAAGCAGCAGGTGGAAATAATTTTATTAGTAATACAACAAATGTTACAGTAGGAAATAATGTAGTATATACTTATTCAACTGATACGAAGGGAACAGTAACTAATAAGACTACATTGACTTCAACAGGAAGTGGAAATTATGGATTATACTCAGCAGGAACAGTAACAAATGATGCTAATATAAACTTTGGAACAGGAATAGGAAATGTTGGAGTCTATAGTATTAAAAATGGAACAGTAACAAATCTTGCTGGTAGAAGTATAACTGTTGGTGGTTCAGACCCAGATAATAATAAATATGGAATAGGTATGGCAGCTGGATATGAAACTACTGATCATGGAAATATTGTTAATAGAGGTACAATAAATGTAAATGGTAAAAATAGTATAGGTATGTATGCAACAGGAAGCAATTCTACTGCAACAAATCATGGAAATATTAGACTTGGAACTGATGACACAGTAGGTATGTACCTTGATAATGGAGCTAAAGGTTTTAACTATGGTACTATTACAACAGTTGGAAGTCCTAAGAGAGCAACAGGAGTAGCTGTAAGAAGAGGTGCTACATTTGAAAACCATGGAACAATACATATTAATTCAGCTGGAGGTCAAGCTTATTTTAAAGCACAAGGTGGAATAATTAAAAACTATGGAACATTTACATTAGAAGGAGGAGCTGTAAAGGAATACACCCCTGGAAATAAACCAACAGGTAAAGAAGTAGGAGATGTAAAAATTAATGCTCCAGCTGGAGCATCAAGAGCTACTATAACAAAAAATGGTAGACCTGTTAAACCTGTTACAATTTCAAATGCAATTGGTCAAAGAGCTCCATTAACTTCATCAATAGGGATGTATATTGATACATTAAGGGGAACAAACCCTATTGGTGGATTAATTCCAACAGGAGCAGCAGATTTGATAATTGGTTCTGAAGCATCAAGAATAACAAATAGTAGATATATTGAAGTAAATGGAAATATTTTAACTCCGTATAATAAGGCTATTGCAGCAAATCCACAAATAACAAATTGGAAAATATATAGTGGGGCATTTACATGGATAGCAACAGGAACAATAGATAAAAATACACAACAAATAAAGAATTTATATTTAGCTAAGATACCTTATACTTCATTTGCTGGAAAGGAACCAACACCAGTAGATAAGAAAGATACATATAATTTCTTAGATGGATTAGAACAAAGATATGATAAAAATGCACTTGATTCAAGAGAAAAACAATTATTTAATAAATTAAATGGTATTGGAAATAATGAATCAATATTATTCTATCAAGCAGTAGATGAAATGATGGGACACCAATATGCAAATGTACAACAAAGAGTACAATCAACAGGAGTAATCTTAGATAAAGAATTTGATTATTTAAGAGATGAATGGAAGACAGTTTCTAAGGATTCAAATAAAGTAAAAGTATTTGGAACTAATGGAGAATATAAGACAAATACAGCAGGAGTTATAGATTATAAGAACAATGCTTATGGTGTAGCTTATGTTCACGAAGATGAAGATGTTAGACTAGGAAGAACTGTTGGATGGTATACAGGTATAGTTCATAATACATTTAAGTTCAAAGATATAGGAAAATCAAAAGAACAAATGTTACAAGGAAAAGTAGGATTGTTAAAATCAGTACCATTTGATTATAACAATAGCTTAAATTGGACAATATCAGGAGATATCTTTATAGGACGTAACAGAATGCATAGAAAATTCTTAGTAGTGGATGAAATATTTAATGCAAAATCAAGATACTATACTTATGGAATAGGAGTAAAGAATGAAATAGGTAAAGAATTTAGATTAAGTGAAGACTTCACATTAAGACCATATGCAGCATTAAAACTAGAATATGGAAGAGTATCTAAGATAAGAGAAAAATCTGGAGAAATCAAATTAGAAGTAAAACAAAATCAATACTTCTCAGTAAGACCAGAAATAGGTGCTGACTTAACATTTAGACATTACTTCGGAAGAAAAACATTCAAAGCAGCTGTAGGAGTAGCTTATGAAAATGAACTAGGAAGAGTGGCAAATGGAAAGAATAAAGCAAGAGTAGCTGATACAAGTGCTGACTGGTTCAATATTAGAGGAGAAAAAGATGACAGAAGAGGAAATGTTAAATTTGACCTAAATCTTGGACTAGATAATCAAAGATACGGAATAACTGCAAATGCAGGTTATGATACAAAAGGTAAAAATGTAAGAGGTGGATTAGGACTAAGAGTTATATTCTAATATCTTATAAAAAACTTTAAACTTTTATAAATAGAGAAAGCTATTACAAAAATTTATTTTTGTGATAGCTTTTTTCTATTGACATATATTGAAATTTACAATATCATAAATATATAAACATATGAGATTATAAAGGAGGGTTGTAATGAAAAGAATAGGAATAGGACTAAGTGATTTTAAAGAGTTAATAGAAGAAAATTATTATTATTTTGATAAGACAAAATTTATAGATGAAATAGTAAAAGATGGAGCAAAAGTAAAATTATTTGCAAGACCTAGAAGATTTGGAAAAACATTAAATATGTCAATGTTAAAGTATTTCTTTGATATAAAAGAAGCAGAAGAAAATAGAAAACTATTTAAAGGACTTTATATAGAAAAAACAGAATCCTTTAAAGAACAAGGACAGTATCCAGTAGTATTTTTATCATTAAAGGATTTAAAAGCAACAAATTGGGAAATAATGCAAGAAAAAATAGTTGTTACACTTTCTGATTTCTTTTCTGAATATTATTACCTTTTAAAAGAATTAAATGAAAATGATGCTGATAAATTTAAAAAAGTTCTTAGAGAAGAAGCTAATTTATCTAACTTAGGAACAACATTAAAATTTTTAACAAAAATTTTATATGAAAAATATAATAAAAAAGTAGTTATATTGGTAGATGAATATGACAGCCCATTAGTATCAGCCTATATAAATGGATATTACAATAAAGCAAAAGATTTCTTTAAAACCTTTTATAGTACAGTATTAAAAGATAATAATTATTTACAAATGGGAATTTTAACTGGAATAATAAGAGTAATAAAAGCAGGAATATTCTCAGACTTAAATAATTTAAGAACTTATACAATATTAAGTGATGTCTATACAGATAGCTATGGATTAACAGAAGAAGAAGTAGAGAAAAGCCTTAAAGACTATGGAATTGGAGCTGAAATATCAAAAGTAAAAGATTGGTATGATGGATATAAATTTGGAGATAGTGAAGTATACAATCCTTGGAGTATATTAAATTTCTTACAAGATAAAGAATTAAGAGCTTATTGGGTTGATACTTCAGGAAATGATTTAATAAATGATGTATTAAAGAAAATAACAAAAGATACAATAAGAGCCTTAGAAAGATTATTTGATGGAGAAGGATTAAGGCAGAATATATCAGGGACATCAGATTTATCAAAACTATTAGATGAGAATGAATTATGGGAACTATTATTATTTAGTGGATATTTAACAATAGAAGAAAAAATAGATCAAAAGAATTATATATTGAGATTACCAAATAAAGAAGTAAAAGAACTTTTTAAAGATAGCTTTTTAGAAAAATATTTTGGAAGAGGAAATAAGTTATCATATTTAATGGAAGCCTTAATAGAAAATAGGATAGATGAATATGAAGAAAAACTACAAGAAATATTATTAACATCTGTTAGTTATAATGATACTAAGAAAGGTAATGAAGCTTTCTACCATGGATTAATAATGGGAATGGGACTATATTTAGAAGTAGAATATATAACAAAATCTAATATTGAAAGTGGTTTAGGAAGATATGATTTTTTAATAGAACCAAAAAATAAAAGTAAAAGAGCCTTTATAATGGAATTTAAGTCAACAGATAGTGTAGAAAAATTAGAAGAAATTTCAAAAGAAGCATTAAAACAAATAGAAGATAAAAAATATGATGTATCATTGAAACAAAATGGAATAAAAGAGATAACACATATAGGAATAGCATTTTATGGAAAACAAATAAAAATCAAACATAAATAGAAGGAAATATGAAAAGAAAGCCAATTACAGATTTCTAAACAAATTTTTGTAATTGGCTTTTTTATAAAATTATTTTTTTAATCTTTCATTTAATTCTTTTGATAATTCTTCGTAACCTTTTTTACCTAAAAGTGCAAACATATTTTTCTTATATGATTCTACACCAGGTTGGTCAAAAGGATTAACTTCTAATAAATATCCACTGATAGCACAAGCCTTTTCAAAGAAATAAATTAAATATCCTGTATTAAAAGCTGTAACTTCTGGAATATTAATAATTAAATTAGGGACACCTCCATCTATATGAGCAAGTAAAGTCCCTTCAAAGGCCTTATTATTCACAAAAGAAAGTCCTTTTCCTTCTAGATAATTAAGTCCATCTAAATCTTCTGTTTCTTTTTTTATAACTATATCTTTGTCAGAGTTTTCAACATTTAATATAGTTTCAAACAAGTTTCTTCTACCATCTTGGATATATTGTCCCATAGAATGTAAATCAGTTGTTAAATCAACAGAAGCAGGGAAAATACCTTTTTTATCTTTACCTTCAGATTCTCCATATAGTTGTTTCCACCATTCAGAAATATAGTGAAATCTTGGCTCATAGTTGGCTAAAATTTCAATATTAAAGTTTTTCTTATATAGTATATTTCTTATTGCAGCATATTTGTAGCAATCATTATCTATAAAATTTTTTGAATAATCTTCTCTTGCAGTTTTAGCTCCGTTCATTAAATCATCTATATTTATTCCTGCAACTGCTATTGGAAGTAAACCAACTGCTGTAAGAACTGAAAATCTTCCTCCTACATCATCAGGAATCACAAATTCTTCATAGCCTTTTTCATCTGCAAGTTTCTTTAAAGCACCTTTGTTTTTATCAGTTGTAACATAGATTCTATCTTTTGCTTCTTCTCCATATTTATTTTCTAAAAGTTCTTTAAACACTCTAAAAGCTATTGCAGGTTCAGTTGTTGTTCCTGACTTAGAAATTACATTTACAGAGAAATCCCTATCTCCAATAATTTCTATTAAATCTTTTAAATATCTTCCTGATATATTTTGACCTGCAAAGTAGATTTCAGGGGCATTTCTCTTTTCTTTTTTTAAAGAGTTAAAAAAGCTATGGCTTAAACATTCTATAACTGCTCTTGCTCCTAAATAAGAACCACCTATACCAATAACAACCAAAACATCAGAATCAACCTTTATTTTATTGCTAGCTTTTTTTATTCTGTCAAATTCCTTTTTATCATAATTAATAGGTAAGTCAAGCCAACCTAGAAAGTCATTTCCTGCTCCACTTTTATTATGTAATTTTTCTGAAACTTCATCAACCAAAACTTTCATTTGATTTAACTCATCTTGGTTGATAAAATTAAAAATTTTTGAATAATCTAAACTTATTTTTTCCATTTTTCCTCCCTAAACTTATTTTTTTAAATTATAACACTTTTGGGCACCATTGCATAGGGAAGAAAAAAATAATATGCTTGACTTAATAAAAGAATTGTGATAAATTTAGTTAAATAAATAATCGTTATATTTATATAGGATATATTGTTCTATATAGATATAGAAGATTTTAATTTTGTAGGAGGGAGCGTTATGGGTACTAAAAAATTAGGTTTAGTTCCAAAGTTAATTATTGCAATAATTGTTGGTATATTAATTGGGCAATTTTTGCCACTTTGGATTGTAAGAATTTTTAAAACTTTCAGTACATTTTTTGGTTTATTCCTATCATTCTTTATTCCACTAATGATAGTTGGATTTGTTGTATCAGGAATAGCAAAACTTACAGAGGGGGCAGGAAAACTTTTAGGATTTACAGCTGTTGTTTCTTATGTTTCAACAATAGTTGCAGGAACATTTTCATATACAGTTGCAGCTAATCTATATCCTAAATTAATTTCAGGAATTTCGGCAGGAATAGATCTTGAAGGAAAGGATGTAGCTCCTTATTTCACAATTCCTTTAAAACCACCAATAGATGTTACAGCTGCAATAGTTTTTGCATTTATGATGGGTATCACAATCAGTGTTATGAGAAGTCAAAATAAAGGAGAAACAACATTTAAGTTATTTAGTGAATATGAAGAAATTATTACAAAAGTATTAGCTGGATTTGTTATTCCATTATTACCTTTCCATATTTTAGGAATATTCAGTGAAATGGCATATTCTGGTATAGTATTTAAAGTTCTTGGTGTATTTTTGGGTATTTATCTATGTATATTTGCTATGCACTATATTTATATGGTTATTATGTTCTCTATTGCTGGTGGAGTATCAAAGAGAAATCCATTTACTCTTATAAAAAATCAAATACCAGCATATTTTACAGCAGTTGGAACTCAATCATCAGCTGCGACTATCCCTGTAAATATACAATGTGGATTAAAAAATGGAACAAGTCCTGAAATAGTTGATTTTGTTGTTCCTCTATGTGCAACTATTCACTTATCAGGAAGTATGATAACTTTAACAAGCTGTATTATGGGAGTTTTATTATTAAATGGTATGCCTCATTCTCTTGGAATGATGTTCCCATTCCTATGTATGCTTGGAATAGCTATGGTTGCAGCACCAGGTGCACCAGGTGGAGCAGTTATGAGTGCATTACCTTTCTTATTCTTAATAGGAATAGATGCACAAGGTCCATTAGGTTCATTATTGATAGCTTTATATATAACACAAGATAGTTTTGGTACTGCTATAAATGTTTCAGGTGATAATGCAATAGCTATTTATGTTGATGAATTTTATAAGAAATATATTAAAAAAGCAGCTTAATAATATTTTGAACTGCTAGACCCAAAAAAGTTTTGGAATATATAATTTAGCTTTTAATGAGGATTAACTTCTATAAAAAGCAGGAGTTAATCCTTTTTTTATTTATATATTTTCAAAATGTGTATCAAATTTAATTGTTTTTTATTAATTATTTAACAAAAATCTCACAAAGTATTCTAAAACTAAAATTAATAAAAAAATTTATTGGTATTTAAATAAAAATGATTGATTTTAATAAAAATAAGATGTAAAATATTAAAAATAATCAATTTACAAAAAAGTATAAAGGGGGATTTTTATGAAAGTAAAAATTTTATTATGCTCAATGTTGATATTGGGATCATTATCTTATGCAGCAGAAGTAGATTCAGTAGCACAAGAAGTAATGAGCGAAGTAAAAAATATTGAAGCAGAATATCAAGCATTAGTACAAAAAGAAATGGAAAGAAAAGAAGAGTTTAGACAAGAAAAGGAAACTCTAGAAAAAGAAGTACAAGAACTAAAAGAAAGACAACTAGGAAGAGAAGAACTTTATGCAAAATTAAAAGAAGATGCAAAAATAAGATGGCATAGAGATGAGTACAAAAAATTACTAAAAAGATTCGACGAATACTACAACAAACTAGAACAAAAGATAGCAGACAAAGAACAACAAATAGTAGAATTAACAAAATTATTAGAAGTATTAAATTAATTGGGAGGGCAGTATGAAAAAATTTATAAAATCTATTCTAATTTTATGTGTATTATCTTCTTTAGCCTATGCAGAAGAAGTTAGTACAACAATGAGTTCAGAAGACCAAAAAGAAGCAATGGATATCTTAGATAGAATGAGAGAAAGAATAGAAAAAGAAGAAGCAGAAAAGGCAAAACTTGTAGCAGAAGCAAAAGAACTAGGGATGTCACCTAGCGAAGTAGCATCAATGGATAATGTAGAAGAAATGCTAGAAGCAAAAAGAGCAGCAGAAGCAAAACCAAAGACAGAAGCAGAAAAGTTAGAATTAACAAGAAAAAAAGCGCTAGATAAATTAGATTTCTATGAAAGAGTAGTAAGAAGTGTAGCAAGAGAAGAAAATGAAGTAAGCGATTACTATGGAGTTATGGGAGAAGAAAAACAAAGATCAACTGTATATGTTGGAACTGCAACAGAAGCAGCACCAGTTGAACAACCAGCAGAAATTCAACCAAAAGCAGAAATGGAAGAAGCAAAATAATAATTAAATAAAAAAAATACTAAGGGGGCAAAAGTGAAAAATAAAATATTATTTGGAACAATGTTAGCGTTACTTTTAGTAGGTTCAGTTTCATTTGCAGATGATGATGCAGATAAAAAGAGACTATTAGAAGAATATGACAGAATGCAAGAAGAAAAGGCAAAAGCACAACCAGAAATGACAGAAGTTGTAGGAGAAAATGGAGAAGTAGTTGTAACAGAAGGAGAAGAAGTTGCAATGGCTCCAAAGAAAGCAGAAAAAGATATGACAGAATCAGAAAGAATGGATGTAGAAATTCAAAGAATTAAAAAAAGAATGTTAGAAATAAATGATAAGATTGAAAATTACAATAAAACAAATGAAATGATAGACAACTTAGAAAAGAATGTTGGGGAATTAGAAAGAAAAGTAAATTATTAAAAAGGAGAGAAAGAATATGAAAAAATTAGCGATATTAGCATTAGGAGTACTATCATTAGTAGCATGTACTGATCAAAAAGTGGTAAATTACAATACAGCAAGATTAGATATAGTAGAGGACTATTTAAGAAATCATAAATATGTAAAACCATCAGAAAACTTTGATAAATTAGTAGAAGATGGAAAGTTAGAATACGCAGAAGAATATGTATCATTAGAAAAGGAGGCTAAACAATGGGAAAGAGAAAAAACTCAACAACAATAATAGTAATGTTGTTCTTATTAATATTTTCTTTACCAGCATTAGCAGCTCAAGCCTTAACAACAACACAAATGCGTGAAAATAGTATAAGAATAAATGCGCTAGAATTAAAAAATATAGATATATTAAATTCAGAAGCACCAAAAGAAATGACAATAGTATTAGATGAAAGATCATTAAACTTTGATTTTGATAAATCAAATGTAAAACCACAATATTATGATTTATTAAAAAATATAAAAGAATTTGTAGAACAAAATAATTATGAACTAACAATAGTAGGACATACAGACTCAATAGGAAGTAATGCCTATAACTTTAAACTTTCAAGAAGAAGAGCAGAAAGTGTAAAAGCGAAATTGTTAGAATTTGGATTATCAGAAGATAGAATAGTAGGAATAGAAGCAATGGGAGAAGAACAACCAATAGCGACTAATGCAACAAAAGAAGGAAGAGCACAAAATAGAAGAGTTGAATTTAAGTTAGTTCAAAGAGAAACTATACCAATGCCTACTGAAAACAAATAAGGGAGGAGAAGGAGAAGTATATGGGAAATAATAATCTATATAAAATTGAAAACACTTTGCGTTCAATAGCAAAGAGATATAAAAGTGTAAAATATTCACTAGGTTTAGCGATATTATTTTTAATGATGGGAGTAGGAGCTTTTTCTGAAGAAGTAAATCCAGCAGCAAATGGAGTACCAACAAGAGAAGAAATAGCAACATCAAGAGAAAATTTAAAAAATTCAGTAGGAAGTTTGCAATCTAAGATAGATGAAGCAAGAGCAGAAAATTCAAAAGGTTTAACAGGATTAAGATTAGAATTAATACAATTAATGGAACAAGGGGATCAAGTAGTAAAATCACCTTGGTCATCATGGCAATTTGGACTAAACTATATGTACAGTAAATGGAATGGAACATATAAAGGAAGAGGAGATAAGGCTGAAAAATATCCTTATGAAGGAATCTTTACAAGAAGTAAAGATCCATTTGAAAGATATACATCGCCAAAAAGTCCAAACTATGGATTATTACCTACATCAACAGATCCATATTCAGCTACAACAAGTTCTAGAAAAGGATTGCGTTCAGGATATGGTATAGCAAGTACAACACCAAAACAAGAACCTTTAACAGTTTTGAATGTGGATGCATCAATAAAACCAAAAGATGTATATAGAGATCCAGTGACAGCGCCTACAGTGGATGTAAAAGCACCAGTGTTACAAGCATTAAATGTACCTAATTTATTGCCACCATCATTGGATATACCAGAACCAGTAAAACCAAATGTAACTTTGGTTTTACCAACACCAAATACAAATCCATTTACAGATTTCTGCTTTACATGTGGAACTCAAAATGGAGTACATCAAACTGATAATGATAAGGCTTTTAGTAATGCACGACATAATACTGCTGATGGGAATGATCCTGATAAAACACCTAACTGGGCAGATGGAAAAGATAATAAATTTTGGACAGGATTTAACCCAGTTACAGGTTTATTAACTCCAAATTCTGGAATAAATGGAAATATAAGAAATTTCACTTATTCTGATAATGTAAGAACTGATTGGGCTCCAAGAACTGCAGCAGCATTGTATTTTAATAAGTCTTATGATACAAGAGCAATGACTGTTCCAGGTAATAAAGATCCTAATAATATGATAAAGCCTAAACCTCCTAAAGTAGGGTTTGAAGCAAAAAATATTGATGTATATGTTGCTGGAAATGTATCAGATAAATTTGGAAATAAGGCTGGAAAAACTAATGGTAATCATGATGGAGCAATAGGAATACATACAGTTTGGGATGGAACTCTAACAAATATTAGAGGGTATCTATATGGTAGAGCAAACTTCCTTTCAATAGAAACTTGGCATGCTGGTAATTTACACTTTGAAAATGTATCAATAAATATTGAAAGAAATGATGCTAAAGGAATAAAAGCGAATGAAAATACTTTATTCTATATTTATCCTGCTACTTATGAAACAATAGCTTCTCATAACTATTGGGCAGGAGCACCAAAGCAACGTGGAGGTTTCATAGGTGAAGTTAATGCAAAAATCCCATCAAATAGAAATATTGTGTACTCTGTACTTGGAGCTCAAGGTTCATTTGAAATAACTAGTACAGGGAAATATGAATTAGAAGGAGCAGATAACATAGTTTATTCTGGTTTAGGATATTCTCCTAACTT
It encodes:
- a CDS encoding dicarboxylate/amino acid:cation symporter, producing the protein MGTKKLGLVPKLIIAIIVGILIGQFLPLWIVRIFKTFSTFFGLFLSFFIPLMIVGFVVSGIAKLTEGAGKLLGFTAVVSYVSTIVAGTFSYTVAANLYPKLISGISAGIDLEGKDVAPYFTIPLKPPIDVTAAIVFAFMMGITISVMRSQNKGETTFKLFSEYEEIITKVLAGFVIPLLPFHILGIFSEMAYSGIVFKVLGVFLGIYLCIFAMHYIYMVIMFSIAGGVSKRNPFTLIKNQIPAYFTAVGTQSSAATIPVNIQCGLKNGTSPEIVDFVVPLCATIHLSGSMITLTSCIMGVLLLNGMPHSLGMMFPFLCMLGIAMVAAPGAPGGAVMSALPFLFLIGIDAQGPLGSLLIALYITQDSFGTAINVSGDNAIAIYVDEFYKKYIKKAA
- a CDS encoding FAD-I family protein, with protein sequence MKNKILFGTMLALLLVGSVSFADDDADKKRLLEEYDRMQEEKAKAQPEMTEVVGENGEVVVTEGEEVAMAPKKAEKDMTESERMDVEIQRIKKRMLEINDKIENYNKTNEMIDNLEKNVGELERKVNY
- a CDS encoding AAA family ATPase; this translates as MKRIGIGLSDFKELIEENYYYFDKTKFIDEIVKDGAKVKLFARPRRFGKTLNMSMLKYFFDIKEAEENRKLFKGLYIEKTESFKEQGQYPVVFLSLKDLKATNWEIMQEKIVVTLSDFFSEYYYLLKELNENDADKFKKVLREEANLSNLGTTLKFLTKILYEKYNKKVVILVDEYDSPLVSAYINGYYNKAKDFFKTFYSTVLKDNNYLQMGILTGIIRVIKAGIFSDLNNLRTYTILSDVYTDSYGLTEEEVEKSLKDYGIGAEISKVKDWYDGYKFGDSEVYNPWSILNFLQDKELRAYWVDTSGNDLINDVLKKITKDTIRALERLFDGEGLRQNISGTSDLSKLLDENELWELLLFSGYLTIEEKIDQKNYILRLPNKEVKELFKDSFLEKYFGRGNKLSYLMEALIENRIDEYEEKLQEILLTSVSYNDTKKGNEAFYHGLIMGMGLYLEVEYITKSNIESGLGRYDFLIEPKNKSKRAFIMEFKSTDSVEKLEEISKEALKQIEDKKYDVSLKQNGIKEITHIGIAFYGKQIKIKHK
- a CDS encoding OmpA family protein; translated protein: MGKRKNSTTIIVMLFLLIFSLPALAAQALTTTQMRENSIRINALELKNIDILNSEAPKEMTIVLDERSLNFDFDKSNVKPQYYDLLKNIKEFVEQNNYELTIVGHTDSIGSNAYNFKLSRRRAESVKAKLLEFGLSEDRIVGIEAMGEEQPIATNATKEGRAQNRRVEFKLVQRETIPMPTENK
- a CDS encoding glucose-6-phosphate isomerase, with translation MEKISLDYSKIFNFINQDELNQMKVLVDEVSEKLHNKSGAGNDFLGWLDLPINYDKKEFDRIKKASNKIKVDSDVLVVIGIGGSYLGARAVIECLSHSFFNSLKKEKRNAPEIYFAGQNISGRYLKDLIEIIGDRDFSVNVISKSGTTTEPAIAFRVFKELLENKYGEEAKDRIYVTTDKNKGALKKLADEKGYEEFVIPDDVGGRFSVLTAVGLLPIAVAGINIDDLMNGAKTAREDYSKNFIDNDCYKYAAIRNILYKKNFNIEILANYEPRFHYISEWWKQLYGESEGKDKKGIFPASVDLTTDLHSMGQYIQDGRRNLFETILNVENSDKDIVIKKETEDLDGLNYLEGKGLSFVNNKAFEGTLLAHIDGGVPNLIINIPEVTAFNTGYLIYFFEKACAISGYLLEVNPFDQPGVESYKKNMFALLGKKGYEELSKELNERLKK
- a CDS encoding adhesion protein FadA — protein: MKVKILLCSMLILGSLSYAAEVDSVAQEVMSEVKNIEAEYQALVQKEMERKEEFRQEKETLEKEVQELKERQLGREELYAKLKEDAKIRWHRDEYKKLLKRFDEYYNKLEQKIADKEQQIVELTKLLEVLN